Part of the Aureitalea marina genome, TCATGTTGTGGTCAGAACCGCTTTTCAACAGTAGTACACTAATACCATTGGCAATTATTGCAATAGCCGCTAACCAGATCACCAGGCCGCTTTCGATGGGTTGGGGATAAATAAATCGAACTATGGCCTCATAGATCAAATAGGCCGCGACGATCAATAAAGTAGAGGCGTTTACAAAGGCTGCTATTATTTCGGCCCGTTTATATCCAAATGTTCTACGGGATGAAGCCTTTCGCTTTACCAGGCGATTGGCAAAAAAACTGATCAATAATGAAAGGACATCTGAAAAATTGTGCAGTGCATCCGAAAGCAATGACAAACTTCCAGAGATCAGTCCGCCAATCACTTGTGAAACGGTGATCACCACATTCAAAATGACAGCGATCAGCATGTTCTTTCCCTTCATATCATGGTGGTGATGATGATGGGAATGACTCATAATCGCGATTAATTATTGGCAGGCTATTTTGTCTACCCGTCTTTGATGACGTCCTCCTTCAAATGGAGTATTCAGGAAGGTGTTTACTATATTGATTGCCTGGGGTTGGCTGGTAAATCGTGCGGGAATACTAATGATATTAGCGTCATTGTGTTCTCTGGCCAATTGGGCAATCTCCGCTGTCCAGCAAAGGGCAGCCCTAATTTTCTGGTGTTTGTTGGCTGTCATTGAAACTCCATTACCACTTCCACAGATCAACACACCAAAATCAGCTTGACCAGAGGAGACGGCTTCCGCTACCGGGTGAACAAAGTCGGGGTAATCAACACTATCACTTAGGTCTGTACCTACATTTTGAACCTCGTGTCCTTGTTCTTCAAGAAATTCGACGACAGACATCTTATAATCCGTACCCGCATGGTCATTTCCAATTGCTATTTTCATCAAAGGATTTTAGTTTAATGCAAATATACAATCTTGGCTCCCAACGGGAGAATGATCCTCTTCTAATTCCTTTTTAAAAAACAGTTGATAATTCTGTGAATTGTTGATAACTGAATAGGAAAACTATTCTGTCAAAACTCAATTGTTTTTTCCAATAGAAAAAATGAATAAATCATCCAATTATTCTTTTTGTGATTTATCCTAATTGCATTTTGATGAGAAAGCGCAATTGCTAACATTTTGTTAAAGCCTAGTTATGAAGAATACCAATTGATTCTAACTTATCAACGGTTGTGAATTTCTATTTGGAGTACATTGCTCTACAAGGCATTAAGCAGTGTAGAGTTTGTCGATAAGTCCTAATAATTGATTAAAAATGGAAATTACAAGTCCTTTTCAAAAAACTTATTGCGGTTTTCAACAAGCTATAATAAAGATCATTTTTAATTAAATAATCTTTAGAAATAACTAATTATAATGTTAACTATGTGAATTGTGGAAAAGGTAATCTTAAACTATCTTGAGGTCGGACGCGCTGTTGAGATCGTTCAATATCTCTTTCGTTAATTCAATGTCATTCGGGTGAACCAATAGACGTATACCTCCTACCGCATTTGAGTGAAAAGGAAGAACACCGACCATGGTTGCGTTTTGGAAGACATAGCGGATCTCATTCTGCTGCAGGAGTAATTCCAATACTGCATATTCGCTGGGATAAGTAAAAATCGCAACCAACTGATAGTTCTCCATATCCTAATTTAGTAATAATTATACAGATAACCTTCGGTATTGCTCTAATAGCTGTACTTTTGGGCACAAGACTTAACCTCTATGCCCAAACGAAAAAAGCGCAACAAAAAACAGTGGGGAAATGAAATTACCTCACGGATCACAAGCCTTTTGCGCAGTCGTAGGAACACTCCCCTCAATTATAAGCAGATATCAGCAAGTCTGGGATTGGATGACCCCAGTTCCAGAAATCAGATCATCAAGACCCTGAAGCGATTAGAGCAGAAAGGCGAAATCGTTCAGGTAGATAGAGGAAAGTACACTTTACCAGTCAAAATGAACTATTACACTGGTGTTCTGGATGTCAATTCCAGAGGTCAGGGATATGTAGTGGTGGA contains:
- the rpiB gene encoding ribose 5-phosphate isomerase B; this translates as MKIAIGNDHAGTDYKMSVVEFLEEQGHEVQNVGTDLSDSVDYPDFVHPVAEAVSSGQADFGVLICGSGNGVSMTANKHQKIRAALCWTAEIAQLAREHNDANIISIPARFTSQPQAINIVNTFLNTPFEGGRHQRRVDKIACQ